A genome region from Chengkuizengella sp. SCS-71B includes the following:
- a CDS encoding ABC transporter permease yields the protein MLFAVLAKKNYARNIQYRGSHLVHNVASIIFGFVYVSIWIGIGESNSLGEYGVKGMVSYIAFNQACLWITVFITNSLGMEQSVRTGQISLDLMRPVHLFYHLMSKEWGQIIYQFIYKFLPIYFIYYFLLSLQVPHQLSTYVWTAIGLILAGYICICINYLIGIVSLWTTESKWLYWVNYAFSMLLSGFFIPLEWLPNGLYQLSIYSPYPYIQYHITRIYLGYESYHVLLGSFLWCVFFTCLCLVATSNMRKKLEVQGG from the coding sequence ATGTTATTTGCTGTATTAGCAAAAAAGAACTATGCGAGAAATATACAGTATCGGGGCTCGCATCTCGTACATAATGTCGCTAGTATTATTTTTGGCTTTGTGTACGTATCGATTTGGATTGGCATCGGTGAAAGCAACTCTTTAGGAGAATATGGTGTAAAGGGGATGGTATCTTATATTGCTTTTAATCAAGCGTGTTTGTGGATAACGGTATTTATTACAAACAGTTTAGGAATGGAGCAATCTGTTCGTACAGGTCAGATTTCACTAGACCTTATGCGTCCTGTTCATTTGTTTTATCATTTAATGAGCAAAGAATGGGGGCAGATCATTTATCAATTCATCTACAAGTTTCTCCCGATTTATTTCATTTATTATTTCTTACTTTCTCTTCAAGTTCCTCATCAGCTTTCTACTTATGTCTGGACAGCAATCGGCCTTATTTTAGCAGGATATATATGTATTTGCATCAACTACTTAATTGGTATTGTTTCATTATGGACAACAGAATCCAAATGGTTGTATTGGGTTAACTATGCCTTTAGCATGTTATTATCGGGATTTTTTATTCCTTTGGAGTGGTTGCCGAATGGATTATATCAATTAAGCATTTATTCACCGTACCCTTATATTCAATATCATATCACTAGAATTTATTTAGGATATGAAAGTTATCATGTACTGCTTGGCTCTTTCCTGTGGTGTGTATTTTTTACATGTTTATGTTTAGTCGCAACTTCTAACATGAGAAAAAAATTAGAAGTACAGGGAGGGTGA
- a CDS encoding O-methyltransferase yields the protein MDISEKWNDVDFYFSNKIGSSDPIMDSILKANTEADLPAIDVSANQGKLLYLLAKLKGVKNILEIGTLGGYSSVWLARALPEDGHLTTLEFDPKHAKVARENIKKAGLENKIEVIVGAALDSLHMLEEKAVSKFDFIFIDADKPNNPNYVKWALKLANPGAVIIVDNVVRSGKIIDSESEDLGVQGTRQLFDLLSKESRIDSTAIQTVGSKGYDGFVLGIVKE from the coding sequence ATGGACATATCAGAAAAGTGGAATGATGTAGATTTTTATTTTAGTAATAAAATTGGTTCGAGTGATCCAATCATGGATTCCATATTGAAAGCAAATACAGAAGCAGACTTACCTGCTATTGATGTCTCTGCAAATCAAGGAAAATTACTTTACTTGCTTGCTAAACTTAAAGGTGTAAAAAACATATTAGAAATTGGAACCCTCGGCGGTTATAGTAGTGTTTGGCTTGCTCGTGCTTTACCAGAAGATGGGCATCTCACAACACTTGAATTTGATCCTAAACATGCAAAAGTCGCAAGAGAAAACATAAAAAAAGCAGGGTTAGAGAATAAAATTGAAGTTATTGTAGGAGCAGCTCTTGATTCATTACACATGCTTGAAGAAAAAGCAGTCTCTAAATTTGACTTCATCTTTATTGATGCCGATAAACCAAACAATCCAAACTATGTAAAATGGGCATTAAAACTGGCTAATCCTGGAGCGGTTATCATAGTGGATAATGTAGTACGTAGTGGAAAAATCATAGATAGTGAGAGTGAAGACTTAGGTGTACAAGGTACTCGTCAATTATTTGATTTACTATCAAAAGAATCTCGTATAGATTCAACAGCTATTCAAACTGTGGGATCAAAAGGGTATGATGGTTTTGTTTTAGGGATTGTAAAAGAATAA
- a CDS encoding ABC transporter permease — translation MQMYLLLIRASIKSRLQHKFNFIFSSIMATFINIAEFMMIAIVLLKFDSIKGWSLYEVGYLYSIILLSKTVYRTFASDVHHLEKYLVSGDLDQFFIRPIPILVTLMSQNFTILIGEFLQGLFIVTICIQYFISIGQVDLWVIPITIVIIGAGAVILFSIGLVTATFGFWITRIEMLQNVTEDAAMNAVRYPLSLYPNWLKNIFLTLLPLGFINYLPALYVLKQDLGSWIIGATILVSCFCLYISLRFWRIGLTRYQSTGS, via the coding sequence ATGCAAATGTACCTTCTATTAATTAGAGCCAGTATTAAAAGTCGATTACAACACAAATTTAATTTTATCTTTTCTTCTATAATGGCAACGTTCATCAATATTGCTGAATTTATGATGATTGCGATTGTATTATTGAAGTTTGATTCTATTAAAGGCTGGAGTTTATATGAGGTTGGATATTTATATTCTATCATTTTATTGTCCAAAACAGTTTATCGTACATTTGCTTCAGACGTTCATCATTTAGAAAAATATCTTGTGAGTGGGGATTTGGATCAGTTTTTTATACGACCTATTCCAATCCTAGTTACTTTAATGTCACAAAATTTTACCATACTAATCGGAGAGTTCTTGCAAGGGCTCTTTATTGTAACGATTTGCATTCAATATTTTATAAGTATTGGACAAGTAGATTTGTGGGTGATCCCGATTACCATTGTGATTATTGGAGCGGGTGCTGTTATATTATTTTCCATCGGACTTGTTACGGCTACTTTTGGATTTTGGATCACTAGAATTGAGATGCTGCAAAATGTGACAGAAGATGCCGCCATGAATGCTGTAAGATATCCATTATCGTTATATCCTAATTGGTTAAAAAACATATTTCTAACGTTGTTGCCTCTAGGTTTTATTAACTATTTACCAGCTTTATATGTATTAAAACAAGATCTTGGTAGTTGGATCATAGGAGCTACAATACTGGTATCTTGTTTTTGCTTGTATATCAGCCTGCGATTTTGGAGAATAGGACTCACACGATATCAAAGTACGGGTAGCTAA
- a CDS encoding ATP-binding cassette domain-containing protein encodes MIEVQHIQKQFKIPVVKKGRFSGVRTLFSREYVTKEAVKDISFTIKEGEFVGYIGPNGAGKSTTIKMLTGILHPTRGDVQIMGYNPHQNRRKVVRHLGVVFGQRTQLWWDLPVIDSFEILTVMYKVDKKEAEQRLSKLTELLGLHEFIQTPVRKLSLGQRMRADIAASLLHDPEILFFDEPTVGLDVVAKRSIRDLLKTLNKELNKTVMLTTHDMDDIEQLCEKVIVINDGQIVYNNSIPQLRNKIGLPTVMKVSFVGKILVPSIHNTMIQIIEKTYSTVTIQYNRQQLKAMDVLQIVEGWGEIDDIHMDEPQLEEIIQKIYQVPAVPQDSLSVF; translated from the coding sequence ATGATTGAAGTCCAACATATTCAAAAACAATTTAAAATCCCTGTTGTAAAAAAAGGACGGTTTTCAGGGGTTCGGACATTGTTTTCAAGAGAGTATGTTACGAAAGAAGCTGTAAAAGATATTAGTTTTACAATTAAAGAAGGAGAGTTTGTAGGTTATATTGGTCCAAACGGAGCTGGGAAATCCACTACGATTAAAATGTTAACAGGTATCCTTCATCCAACACGAGGAGATGTACAGATTATGGGATATAACCCACATCAGAATAGAAGGAAGGTCGTTCGTCATTTAGGTGTTGTATTTGGTCAAAGAACTCAGCTATGGTGGGATTTACCTGTTATAGATTCCTTTGAGATTCTAACCGTAATGTACAAAGTGGATAAAAAAGAAGCGGAGCAAAGATTATCAAAGTTAACTGAACTCCTGGGGTTACATGAGTTCATTCAAACCCCGGTGCGTAAGCTTTCATTAGGGCAACGCATGAGGGCAGATATTGCGGCTTCACTTCTCCATGATCCAGAAATTTTGTTTTTTGATGAACCTACGGTTGGTTTGGACGTTGTAGCAAAAAGGAGCATTCGTGATCTTTTAAAAACATTGAACAAAGAATTGAATAAGACTGTGATGTTAACTACTCATGATATGGATGATATTGAGCAGTTATGTGAAAAAGTGATTGTTATTAATGATGGTCAGATTGTATATAACAATTCAATTCCGCAATTGAGAAACAAGATAGGATTGCCAACGGTTATGAAAGTATCTTTTGTAGGGAAGATCCTAGTTCCAAGTATTCACAATACCATGATTCAAATCATTGAAAAAACGTATTCAACCGTTACCATTCAATACAATCGCCAGCAACTGAAAGCGATGGATGTATTACAAATAGTTGAAGGTTGGGGAGAAATAGATGATATACATATGGACGAACCTCAATTAGAAGAAATCATTCAGAAAATATATCAAGTACCGGCAGTACCTCAAGATTCCTTGTCCGTTTTCTAA